A portion of the Meriones unguiculatus strain TT.TT164.6M chromosome 11, Bangor_MerUng_6.1, whole genome shotgun sequence genome contains these proteins:
- the LOC110565988 gene encoding olfactory receptor 10J5, with protein sequence MQRKNFTEVTEFIFLGFSSFGKHQITLFVVFLTIYTLTLSGNIIIVTITHMDHHLHTPMYFFLSMLASSETVYTLVIVPRMLSSLIFYNLPISLAGCATQMFFFVTLATNNCFLLTAMGYDRYVAICEPLRYMVIMNKGMCVWLVCGSLGTGLVMAVLHVPAMFNLPFCGTVVEHFFCDIYPVMKLSCVDTTLNEIINYGVSSFVILVPIGLIFISYVLIISSILKIASADGRKKAFATCASHLTVVIVHYGCASIAYLKPKSESSVEKDLLLSVTYTIITPLLNPVVYSLRNKEVKDALCRAVGRNTS encoded by the coding sequence ATGCAGAGAAAGAACTTCACTGAAGTGACAGAATTCATCTTCTTGGGATTCTCTAGCTTTGGAAAGCATCAGATTACCCTGTTTGTGGTTTTCCTCACCATATACACTTTAACTCTGTCTGGCAACATCATTATTGTGACGATCACGCACATGGACCATCACCTTCATactcccatgtacttcttcctaaGCATGTTGGCAAGTTCGGAGACTGTATACACACTGGTCATTGTCCCAAGAATGCTTTCCAGCCTGATTTTTTACAACCTTCCTATATCGTTGGCAGGATGTGCAACCCAAATGTTCTTTTTTGTCACCTTGGCCACCAACAACTGCTTTCTGCTCACAGCGATGGGTTACGATCGTTATGTGGCCATTTGTGAGCCTCTGAGATATATGGTCATCATGAACAAAGGAATGTGTGTCTGGTTGGTTTGTGGGTCTTTAGGCACTGGTCTGGTTATGGCAGTTCTCCATGTGCCAGCTATGTTCAATTTACCCTTTTGTGGCACAGTGGTGGAACACTTTTTTTGTGACATATATCCGGTAATGAAACTTTCTTGTGTTGATACCACTCTCAATGAGATAATCAATTATGGTGTAAGTTCATTTGTGATTCTTGTACCCATAGGGCTGATATTCATCTCCTATGTCCTTATCATCTCTTCCATCCTTAAAATTGCCTCAGCTGATGGCCGGAAGAAAGCCTTTGCCACCTGTGCCTCTCATCTCACTGTGGTCATTGTTCATTATGGCTGTGCCTCCATTGCCTACCTCAAACCCAAGTCAGAAAGTTCAGTAGAAAAAGACCTTCTTCTCTCTGTGACCTACACTATCATCACTCCATTGCTGAACCCTGTTGTCTACAGTCTCAGGAACAAAGAGGTCAAAGATGCTCTGTGCAGAGCTGTGGGCAGAAACACCTCTTAA